A genome region from Bradyrhizobium sp. WSM1417 includes the following:
- a CDS encoding NADH-quinone oxidoreductase subunit D, translating into MSDQSPSLRNFTINFGPQHPAAHGVLRLVLELDGEVVARVDPHIGLLHRGTEKLIEAKTYLQAIPYFDRLDYVAPLTQEHAFCLAIEKLIGLEVPRRGQLIRVLYHEISRILSHLLNVTTQAMDVGALTPPLWGFEEREKLMVFYERASGSRMHANYYRPGGVHQDLPPKLIDDIEAWCDPFLRVVDDLDRLLSLNRIFKARNVDIGRVTLEQAWAWGFSGVMVRGSGAAWDLRKAQPYDCYAEMDFDIPVGRNGDCYDRYLIRMEEMRQSVRIMKQCIEKLKSANGQGPVLVQDNKVAPPRRGEMKRSMEALIHHFKLYTEGFHVPAGEVYVAVEAPKGEFGVFLIADGTNRPYKCKIRSPGFAHLQAMDFLCRGHLLADVSAILGSLDIVFGEVDR; encoded by the coding sequence ATGTCTGACCAGTCTCCCAGCTTGAGAAACTTCACCATCAATTTCGGTCCCCAGCATCCCGCCGCTCATGGCGTGCTGAGGCTCGTGCTCGAACTTGACGGCGAAGTCGTCGCACGGGTCGATCCGCACATTGGTCTTTTGCATCGGGGCACCGAAAAGCTGATCGAGGCGAAGACCTATCTTCAGGCGATCCCGTATTTCGACCGGCTCGACTATGTCGCTCCTTTGACGCAGGAGCACGCATTTTGCCTGGCGATCGAGAAATTGATCGGGCTTGAAGTTCCGCGGCGAGGGCAGCTGATCAGGGTACTCTATCACGAGATCAGCCGCATCTTGTCTCATCTTCTGAACGTCACGACGCAAGCGATGGACGTCGGGGCCTTGACGCCACCGCTTTGGGGCTTCGAAGAGCGCGAGAAGCTCATGGTGTTCTACGAGCGTGCGTCCGGCAGTCGGATGCATGCCAACTATTATCGTCCCGGCGGCGTGCATCAGGACCTTCCACCGAAACTGATCGATGATATCGAAGCCTGGTGCGATCCGTTCCTGCGCGTCGTCGACGACCTGGACCGGTTGCTCTCGCTCAACCGCATCTTCAAGGCCCGAAATGTGGATATCGGCCGGGTGACGCTCGAGCAGGCCTGGGCGTGGGGCTTCTCCGGCGTGATGGTGCGGGGGTCGGGCGCGGCGTGGGACTTGCGAAAGGCACAACCCTACGACTGCTATGCCGAGATGGACTTCGACATCCCCGTCGGCAGGAACGGCGACTGCTACGACCGCTATCTCATCCGCATGGAGGAGATGCGGCAATCTGTGCGCATCATGAAGCAGTGCATCGAGAAGCTGAAGTCTGCCAACGGCCAGGGCCCGGTGCTCGTGCAGGACAACAAGGTCGCGCCGCCGCGACGTGGCGAGATGAAGCGTTCCATGGAGGCGCTGATCCACCACTTCAAGCTATACACCGAGGGCTTCCACGTTCCCGCTGGCGAGGTCTATGTCGCTGTCGAGGCTCCGAAGGGCGAGTTCGGTGTGTTCCTCATCGCGGACGGGACAAACCGTCCCTACAAGTGCAAGATCAGGTCGCCGGGGTTCGCCCACCTGCAAGCGATGGACTTTCTCTGCAGGGGGCATTTGCTCGCGGACGTCTCGGCGATCCTCGGGTCGCTGGACATCGTCTTCGGCGAGGTCGATCGCTGA
- a CDS encoding DUF4142 domain-containing protein, translating to MLRRSFLLALGGLGLSTYTAQSKPIPQRDFRTADLMGGAFAMQTSQLALTRTGNPDIVNFANAEIAEQVQVASALGAAPGSAPLRPDHAALLQRLQATPSGPFDRMYVQGQIRGHRELLALNNSYLRSGGNPGEQQVAQMSLPIIQRHLAILSNLRDVG from the coding sequence ATGCTGAGAAGATCGTTTTTACTTGCATTGGGCGGCCTCGGACTATCGACCTACACTGCGCAATCCAAACCAATCCCGCAGCGGGATTTTCGAACGGCCGACCTCATGGGTGGCGCGTTTGCGATGCAGACGAGTCAGCTCGCGCTGACGCGCACCGGCAATCCCGACATCGTCAACTTCGCGAATGCAGAGATCGCCGAACAGGTCCAGGTCGCGAGCGCGCTCGGAGCAGCGCCGGGATCGGCACCGCTACGGCCGGATCATGCCGCCCTGCTTCAGCGCCTTCAGGCCACACCGTCGGGTCCCTTCGACCGGATGTATGTGCAGGGGCAGATCCGCGGGCACCGTGAATTGCTCGCGCTCAACAATTCCTATTTGCGATCCGGTGGCAACCCCGGCGAACAGCAGGTCGCACAGATGTCGCTGCCGATCATTCAGCGTCACCTGGCGATCCTGAGCAATCTCAGGGATGTCGGCTAG
- a CDS encoding UDP-glucuronic acid decarboxylase family protein produces the protein MTLQTRINASRRSPTVLVAGGAGFIGSHLCDALLQRGHTVICLDNLFTGRIDNIRPLLNHPNFRFIEHDVRDPVEIEGDIDRIYSLACPASPRHYQKDPVGTMKTCVLGTINMLELAQRKGARVLQASTSEVYGDPEVHPQPETYLGNVNPIGPRACYDEGKRAAETLMFDYHRMYGVEIKVARIFNTYGPRMLENDGRVVSNFIVQALRGEPITIYGGGTQTRSFCFVDDLVRGLQLLMESPSSVTGPCNLGNPHEVTIEAIARDVLAYTESASPLRFEELPKDDPKRRKPVIDTAVKALGWRPRVALKDGLRATIAYFAMRMAGEAPALVPAIAPRRSGRTGARGQLTIADRQ, from the coding sequence ATGACACTTCAGACCCGCATCAACGCGTCCCGCCGCTCTCCCACCGTTCTGGTGGCCGGCGGCGCCGGCTTCATCGGATCGCATCTCTGCGACGCGCTTTTGCAACGCGGCCACACCGTGATCTGCCTCGACAACCTGTTTACGGGAAGGATCGATAACATCCGGCCGCTGCTCAATCATCCGAACTTTCGCTTCATCGAACATGACGTGCGCGATCCCGTCGAGATCGAGGGCGACATCGACCGGATCTACAGTCTCGCCTGCCCGGCGTCGCCCCGTCACTATCAGAAAGATCCGGTCGGCACGATGAAGACGTGCGTGCTCGGCACCATCAACATGCTGGAGCTCGCGCAGCGGAAAGGCGCCCGGGTGCTGCAGGCATCGACCAGCGAGGTCTACGGCGATCCGGAGGTCCATCCCCAGCCGGAAACCTATCTCGGCAACGTCAATCCGATCGGGCCCCGGGCTTGCTACGACGAAGGCAAGCGAGCCGCGGAAACGCTGATGTTCGATTACCATCGCATGTACGGGGTTGAAATCAAGGTCGCGCGCATCTTCAACACCTATGGACCCCGGATGCTGGAGAACGACGGGCGCGTGGTCTCCAACTTCATCGTGCAGGCGCTTCGGGGCGAGCCGATCACGATCTATGGAGGCGGTACGCAGACCAGGAGCTTCTGCTTCGTCGACGATCTCGTGCGCGGCCTCCAGCTGCTCATGGAGAGTCCATCGTCGGTCACCGGACCCTGCAATCTGGGTAATCCGCACGAGGTTACCATCGAGGCGATCGCGCGCGACGTGCTGGCGTATACGGAATCAGCCTCCCCGCTCCGGTTCGAGGAGCTGCCGAAGGACGATCCGAAGCGCCGCAAGCCCGTCATCGACACGGCCGTGAAGGCGTTGGGGTGGCGCCCGCGCGTGGCGCTCAAGGATGGCCTTCGCGCGACCATCGCCTATTTTGCCATGCGCATGGCCGGGGAAGCGCCGGCACTCGTTCCGGCCATTGCACCGCGCAGGAGCGGACGTACCGGGGCACGCGGCCAGCTGACGATCGCCGATCGGCAGTAA
- a CDS encoding succinate dehydrogenase iron-sulfur subunit, translated as MVEFRLPKHSRVEKGRIWPKPDSKSLREFQVYRWNPDDGRNPRLDTYFVDMSDCGPMVLDGLIWIKNNIDSTLTFRRSCREGVCGSCSMNIAGQNTLACTKSMNEDAPNGEPLRVLPLPHQPVVKDLVPDLTNFYAQLALIEPWLQTVSPTPPKEWRQSHGDRAKLDGLYECILCACCSTSCPSYWWNSERFLGPAALIQAARWVNDSRDEATGERLDKLEDPFRIYRCHTILNCAKACPKGLNPGEAISGLRLKMVERKF; from the coding sequence ATGGTCGAGTTCAGGCTTCCGAAACACTCCCGCGTCGAAAAGGGACGGATCTGGCCCAAGCCGGATAGCAAATCGCTGCGCGAATTCCAGGTCTATCGCTGGAATCCCGACGACGGACGCAATCCCCGGCTCGACACCTACTTCGTCGACATGAGCGATTGCGGGCCCATGGTGCTGGATGGTCTGATCTGGATCAAGAACAACATCGACTCCACGCTGACGTTCAGGCGGTCCTGCCGCGAAGGCGTGTGCGGCTCCTGCTCGATGAATATCGCCGGCCAGAACACGCTCGCCTGCACCAAGTCCATGAACGAGGACGCCCCGAACGGCGAGCCGCTGCGCGTGCTGCCCTTGCCGCATCAGCCAGTGGTCAAAGACCTCGTTCCGGACCTGACGAATTTCTACGCCCAGCTCGCATTGATCGAGCCTTGGCTGCAAACCGTGTCGCCCACGCCGCCGAAGGAATGGCGGCAGAGCCATGGGGATCGGGCGAAGCTCGATGGACTGTACGAGTGCATTCTCTGCGCCTGCTGCTCGACGTCTTGTCCAAGCTACTGGTGGAATTCCGAGCGTTTCCTCGGCCCAGCGGCTTTGATCCAGGCGGCGCGGTGGGTCAATGACAGCCGCGACGAAGCGACAGGCGAGCGCCTCGACAAGCTCGAAGACCCCTTCAGGATCTATCGCTGTCACACCATCCTCAACTGCGCGAAGGCGTGCCCGAAGGGCTTGAATCCGGGCGAAGCCATTTCGGGATTGCGGCTCAAGATGGTCGAACGGAAGTTCTGA
- a CDS encoding SIR2 family protein — protein MNQQPIGLAFEERPPHEVLAAAIKRRRAILFVGAGVSMAVGLPSWQSLIDHLLDDLGLERDVIDGMHGGYQMLAEYYRLKRGGIGPLRSWLDRNWRVDPERIAASRLHKLIVELDFPTIYTTNYDRNLEAAFEVLEKPYAKISNAKDIASARSGVTHIIKFHGDFDDDASLVLTETDFLNRLAFDSPLDIRFRADALGSTLLFIGYSMSDPNIRLLLHRIWQSWDESGHRQDRPRSFVFVTQRNPVQEAVLANWGITTIAPPAGVGPDDGVIRFLLDIQQRIERET, from the coding sequence ATGAACCAGCAACCGATCGGACTCGCATTCGAGGAGCGACCGCCTCATGAGGTCCTGGCCGCTGCGATCAAGCGGCGTCGCGCGATCCTGTTCGTCGGCGCCGGCGTCTCGATGGCTGTCGGCCTGCCGTCCTGGCAATCTCTGATCGACCATCTGCTGGATGATCTTGGACTTGAGCGCGACGTGATCGATGGAATGCACGGCGGCTATCAGATGCTGGCGGAGTACTACCGGCTGAAGCGCGGCGGAATTGGCCCGCTCCGCAGCTGGCTCGACCGCAACTGGCGCGTCGATCCGGAGAGGATCGCGGCCTCGCGGCTCCACAAGCTGATCGTGGAGCTCGATTTTCCGACCATTTACACCACGAATTACGACCGCAACCTCGAGGCAGCCTTCGAGGTCCTGGAAAAGCCCTATGCCAAGATCAGCAACGCAAAGGACATTGCAAGCGCCCGTTCCGGCGTCACGCACATCATCAAATTCCATGGCGACTTCGACGACGATGCCTCGCTGGTCCTGACCGAAACGGACTTCCTTAACCGGCTCGCGTTCGACTCGCCACTCGATATCCGGTTTCGCGCCGACGCCTTGGGAAGCACGCTGCTTTTCATCGGATACAGCATGTCCGATCCCAACATTCGGCTCCTGCTGCACCGAATTTGGCAGAGTTGGGACGAATCCGGGCACCGCCAGGACCGACCGAGGTCCTTCGTTTTCGTCACCCAGCGCAATCCGGTGCAAGAGGCCGTATTGGCGAACTGGGGCATCACCACCATCGCGCCGCCTGCCGGCGTCGGCCCGGATGATGGTGTTATCCGGTTTTTGCTGGACATCCAGCAGCGTATCGAGCGAGAGACCTAA
- a CDS encoding patatin-like phospholipase family protein: MAAEQTLTAVVLAGGLGLGAYHGGAFEALTSVSPHIDWVAGSSAGAITAALIAGCPTADRIQNLRSYWHAPAAPVATTSDSRHLSAWLSSINTRLLGHTGFFHPRLPLPSFPFTGLYDLGPTRERLQRLIDFGRLNNGELRISICATDLESGDAVLFDSSSERIEMDHILASCGFLPEFAPVQVAGRWLGDGGFSLNAPFDPVLEAAASLRLYIVDLFARDGNVPDGLEAAAERKSDLSFGNQTFQRLRHALEARQLRAELQDLDRNDRIYLLSYRPGREEAGPEKSFDLSEAAMAQRWRAGFLDMQHAASLAAGNGICEVRRG; the protein is encoded by the coding sequence ATGGCAGCAGAGCAAACGCTCACGGCCGTCGTGTTGGCGGGCGGTCTCGGTCTTGGCGCGTATCATGGCGGCGCATTCGAAGCACTCACTTCTGTCTCGCCGCACATCGACTGGGTCGCCGGCTCGTCCGCCGGCGCGATCACGGCCGCATTGATCGCCGGATGTCCAACCGCCGACCGAATCCAGAACTTACGCAGCTACTGGCATGCTCCCGCCGCGCCTGTCGCTACAACGAGCGACAGCCGCCATCTGTCTGCCTGGCTGAGTTCGATCAATACCCGCCTGCTTGGCCACACCGGCTTTTTCCATCCCCGTCTCCCTCTACCGTCGTTCCCGTTCACCGGTCTGTACGATCTCGGCCCAACACGCGAACGCCTTCAGCGGCTGATCGATTTCGGGCGCCTGAACAACGGCGAGCTGCGCATTTCCATCTGCGCAACGGACCTCGAAAGCGGCGATGCCGTGCTGTTCGACTCGTCGTCGGAGCGGATCGAAATGGATCACATCCTGGCCAGTTGCGGATTTCTCCCCGAATTCGCTCCGGTGCAGGTCGCCGGGAGATGGCTCGGCGATGGCGGGTTCTCGCTCAACGCGCCTTTCGATCCGGTCCTCGAAGCTGCAGCCTCGCTTCGTCTTTACATCGTCGACCTCTTTGCGCGGGATGGCAACGTCCCTGATGGCCTCGAGGCCGCGGCTGAGCGCAAGAGCGATCTCAGCTTCGGCAATCAGACCTTTCAGCGCCTTCGTCACGCCCTCGAAGCTCGCCAGCTTCGCGCCGAGCTACAGGACCTGGATCGCAACGACAGGATCTATCTCCTGAGCTACCGGCCCGGCCGCGAGGAAGCCGGACCTGAGAAATCGTTCGACCTGTCGGAAGCTGCCATGGCGCAACGTTGGCGCGCGGGCTTTTTGGACATGCAGCATGCCGCATCCTTGGCGGCCGGGAACGGGATATGCGAGGTGCGGCGAGGCTAG
- a CDS encoding manganese catalase family protein, which yields MYYFDKRLQYPVRVEKPDPIFARQLQQAIGGVEGEIRVCLQYFFQAWGARGPAKYRDVLLNTATEEISHIEMLATAVALNLENAPATMQETSLQANPVVGAVMNGGERPRHVIEGMLHRHLLSTGMAAFPANCDGVPFDCSHVYASGNLAADMYCNVAAESTGRTLAVRLFNSTSDPGMQDMLSYLIARDTMHQQQWLAVIEEMGKDAALPIPNSFDRSKEATEFSYMFMGTERNAAPLQPGRYCEGPSLDGQGSFSFRAGFEPLGEEPVLGPARPDSGAQVEQMNEPPVTNALA from the coding sequence ATGTACTACTTCGACAAACGACTGCAATATCCGGTCAGGGTCGAGAAGCCCGATCCGATCTTCGCCCGCCAGCTGCAGCAGGCCATTGGCGGCGTCGAGGGCGAGATCCGCGTCTGCCTTCAGTATTTCTTCCAGGCCTGGGGTGCGCGGGGGCCGGCCAAATATCGCGACGTCCTGCTCAATACCGCGACCGAAGAGATCAGCCACATCGAGATGCTCGCGACCGCTGTTGCGTTGAACCTGGAGAATGCGCCGGCAACGATGCAGGAGACTAGCCTGCAGGCCAACCCGGTCGTCGGCGCGGTGATGAACGGCGGCGAGCGGCCGCGGCATGTGATCGAGGGCATGCTGCACCGGCATCTGCTCTCGACCGGCATGGCCGCCTTCCCTGCAAATTGCGACGGCGTCCCCTTCGATTGTTCGCATGTCTATGCCAGCGGCAATCTGGCCGCCGACATGTACTGCAACGTCGCCGCCGAATCCACCGGCCGGACCCTTGCCGTGCGTCTCTTCAACTCCACGAGCGATCCCGGTATGCAGGACATGCTGAGCTACCTGATTGCGCGCGACACCATGCATCAACAGCAATGGCTCGCAGTGATCGAGGAAATGGGCAAGGACGCCGCTCTCCCGATTCCGAACAGCTTCGATCGCAGCAAGGAGGCGACCGAGTTCAGCTACATGTTCATGGGCACCGAACGCAACGCGGCGCCGCTGCAGCCCGGGCGCTACTGCGAAGGTCCTTCGCTCGACGGCCAGGGGTCGTTCAGCTTCCGCGCCGGGTTCGAGCCTTTGGGCGAGGAGCCTGTGCTCGGACCGGCACGGCCGGATAGTGGGGCACAGGTGGAGCAGATGAACGAGCCGCCGGTGACGAACGCGCTGGCCTGA
- a CDS encoding ferritin-like domain-containing protein produces the protein MTNAARDTFVVGLRNAHAMEVQARELMERQSERLDEYPEVKAKVAAHLQETNEQLKRLERCLEACGESTSSLKDTTQSMMANMQAMAHSVAGDEILKNTFANNAFENFEIAAYKSLLALCGAAGFAEAKEPLETSLKEEQRMAAWIDSNVEKVTMEYLSHQRQAA, from the coding sequence ATGACGAACGCAGCCCGCGATACATTCGTGGTTGGACTACGCAATGCGCATGCGATGGAAGTGCAGGCGCGAGAGTTGATGGAACGCCAGTCGGAACGGCTGGACGAATATCCCGAAGTCAAGGCAAAGGTTGCGGCCCACCTTCAAGAGACCAACGAGCAGCTGAAGCGGCTGGAGAGATGTCTGGAAGCCTGCGGGGAGAGTACCTCCAGCCTCAAGGATACGACGCAATCCATGATGGCGAACATGCAAGCGATGGCACACTCGGTTGCCGGAGACGAGATTCTCAAGAATACGTTCGCCAACAATGCCTTCGAGAATTTCGAGATCGCTGCCTACAAGTCTCTGCTCGCCCTTTGTGGCGCCGCTGGTTTCGCGGAGGCCAAGGAGCCTCTCGAGACATCGCTGAAGGAGGAGCAGCGCATGGCCGCCTGGATCGACTCAAATGTCGAGAAGGTGACAATGGAATATCTGTCGCATCAGCGTCAGGCGGCCTGA
- a CDS encoding DUF3551 domain-containing protein, whose protein sequence is MKHRLLLAAAALALVAGIGSPTAAVAQDRYCLQGRVWGYPGNCQFASYAQCMATASGTNAYCGVNPRYAYARRYRGYR, encoded by the coding sequence ATGAAACATCGATTGCTCCTGGCTGCCGCCGCACTCGCGCTCGTGGCGGGCATCGGCTCCCCAACGGCGGCCGTCGCACAAGATCGCTACTGCCTCCAGGGCCGCGTTTGGGGCTATCCGGGCAACTGCCAGTTCGCCAGTTACGCTCAGTGCATGGCGACTGCATCGGGCACGAACGCCTATTGCGGCGTCAATCCTCGCTATGCCTATGCACGGCGATATAGGGGATATCGGTGA
- a CDS encoding NADH-quinone oxidoreductase subunit B family protein: MTNSSPHASNSGPSLGRQGLGRPGEGRPDNASDPFFMTIRDDLADKGFFTATAEELITWARTGSLMWMTFGLACCAVEMMQMSMPRYDAERFGFAPRASPRQSDVIIVAGTLTNKMAPAFRKIYDQMPEPRYVISMGSCANGGGYYHYSYSVVRGCDRVVPVDIYVPGCPPTAEALLYGVMLLQKKIRRIGTIER, encoded by the coding sequence ATGACAAACAGTTCTCCGCACGCCAGCAACTCAGGCCCCTCGCTTGGCCGGCAGGGACTTGGCCGGCCGGGCGAGGGACGGCCGGACAACGCTTCCGATCCGTTCTTCATGACGATCCGCGACGATCTTGCGGACAAGGGCTTCTTCACGGCGACCGCGGAGGAGCTGATCACCTGGGCCCGAACGGGGTCGCTGATGTGGATGACGTTCGGGCTCGCCTGCTGCGCTGTCGAGATGATGCAGATGTCGATGCCGCGCTATGACGCCGAACGCTTCGGATTCGCGCCGCGCGCATCGCCACGCCAATCCGACGTGATCATCGTTGCGGGCACGCTCACCAACAAAATGGCGCCGGCGTTTCGCAAGATCTACGACCAGATGCCCGAGCCGCGCTACGTGATCTCGATGGGGTCGTGCGCCAACGGCGGTGGTTACTATCATTATTCGTATTCGGTCGTGCGCGGTTGCGATCGTGTCGTGCCGGTCGACATCTACGTGCCCGGCTGCCCGCCGACCGCGGAGGCGCTGCTGTACGGCGTGATGCTGCTTCAGAAGAAGATCCGTCGGATCGGCACGATCGAGCGCTAG
- a CDS encoding MBL fold metallo-hydrolase, translated as MTQISLSSSADAEHPQSDLDRNDNTRQIVADVAYRQLAIVNVIFVGFENAGDGNWVLVDAGIPGSAGAIRAAAKARFGGNGRPACIIMTHGHFDHVGVLETLANEWEVPVYAHAAEHPYLDGSQSYPSADPGVGGGLLARLSPLFPTKPVNVASRLYDLPFDHSVPFMPEWQWIHTPGHTPGHISLWREGDRVLIAGDAFITTRQESIYAAVTQTPEMHGPPMYFTPDWESAKRSVRALAALAPEIVVTGHGAAMQGPHMRSALDALAERFDEVAVPSQYRRGVVGHKA; from the coding sequence ATGACCCAAATCTCGCTTTCCTCTTCCGCCGACGCGGAGCACCCGCAATCCGACCTCGACCGCAACGACAACACGCGGCAGATCGTCGCTGACGTTGCCTATCGTCAGCTTGCGATCGTCAACGTCATCTTCGTCGGCTTCGAGAACGCCGGCGACGGCAATTGGGTGCTGGTGGACGCCGGCATTCCGGGATCGGCTGGCGCCATCCGCGCCGCCGCGAAAGCCAGGTTCGGAGGAAACGGCCGGCCCGCCTGCATCATCATGACGCATGGGCATTTCGATCACGTCGGCGTGCTCGAAACGTTGGCAAATGAATGGGAGGTGCCGGTTTATGCCCATGCGGCCGAGCATCCCTATCTTGATGGAAGCCAATCCTATCCATCGGCCGACCCCGGCGTCGGTGGCGGGCTGCTCGCTCGGCTCTCTCCGCTATTCCCGACAAAGCCGGTGAACGTCGCATCGCGCCTTTATGATCTGCCCTTTGATCACAGCGTACCCTTCATGCCGGAATGGCAGTGGATCCATACGCCCGGCCATACCCCAGGGCATATCTCCCTCTGGCGCGAAGGCGACCGCGTGCTGATCGCCGGCGACGCCTTCATCACGACGCGGCAGGAATCCATTTACGCCGCGGTGACGCAGACGCCGGAGATGCACGGGCCCCCGATGTATTTCACTCCCGATTGGGAAAGCGCCAAGAGATCGGTGCGCGCACTTGCCGCGCTCGCTCCAGAGATCGTCGTCACCGGACATGGCGCGGCCATGCAGGGGCCGCACATGCGCTCGGCTCTCGACGCTCTCGCCGAACGGTTCGACGAAGTTGCCGTGCCTTCGCAATATCGACGCGGAGTCGTCGGCCACAAAGCTTGA
- a CDS encoding DUF1236 domain-containing protein, whose protein sequence is MVKDLSRETEKDGTRKLMMVGSAVAAVLFVGFIVWFAVPQMFGATDYLGRPSTGADKGAAATTVGTGVPTQREAVSKAAKENPAGNEDATGARARDVKQTTQPANLNDQQREQLRSILSSAHGPTMDRPNFEMMIGTSVPRQTQVADLPPEVTQVLNGFWGDQYLIAGKDLVIVDQHSRRVAAIIAGVR, encoded by the coding sequence ATGGTCAAGGATCTATCGCGTGAAACGGAGAAGGACGGGACCCGGAAGCTGATGATGGTGGGTTCGGCGGTGGCAGCCGTCCTGTTTGTAGGTTTCATCGTCTGGTTCGCCGTCCCTCAGATGTTCGGGGCAACAGACTATCTGGGCCGCCCCTCCACAGGAGCGGACAAAGGTGCCGCGGCCACGACGGTCGGCACTGGAGTTCCAACGCAGCGCGAGGCGGTCAGCAAAGCTGCCAAGGAAAACCCGGCTGGCAATGAGGACGCGACCGGCGCCCGTGCGCGGGATGTGAAGCAGACCACCCAGCCGGCTAACCTCAACGATCAGCAACGCGAGCAGCTCCGCTCTATCCTCTCATCAGCGCACGGTCCCACGATGGATCGCCCGAATTTCGAGATGATGATCGGTACTTCAGTGCCGCGCCAGACTCAGGTGGCCGACCTGCCGCCCGAGGTCACGCAAGTGTTGAACGGGTTCTGGGGCGATCAATATCTCATCGCTGGAAAGGATCTCGTCATCGTCGATCAACATTCGCGCCGCGTAGCGGCAATTATCGCTGGCGTACGCTGA
- a CDS encoding DUF2243 domain-containing protein translates to MQDSDSSSFPISAGVLLGLGLGGFFDGIVFHQLLQWHHMLSGWYPLNSIDNVKLNTTWDGIFHSAAYVLVLLGLYVLWQRARRSDIHLSGSRCLGAVLLGWGIFNLVEGVVDHEIFKLHRVNETVPDEQRIFWDIGFLLWGAAMLVIGAAMSRAGTHGRVHAESSLQAR, encoded by the coding sequence ATGCAAGACAGCGATTCATCCAGCTTCCCGATTTCCGCGGGCGTCCTTCTCGGGCTTGGTCTGGGCGGATTTTTCGACGGCATCGTGTTTCATCAGCTGCTGCAATGGCATCATATGTTAAGCGGCTGGTACCCGCTCAACTCCATCGACAACGTCAAGCTCAACACGACCTGGGACGGCATTTTCCATAGCGCAGCCTATGTTCTTGTGCTCCTCGGCCTGTATGTGCTGTGGCAACGGGCGCGCAGGTCCGACATTCACTTGTCGGGCAGCCGGTGCCTCGGCGCGGTCCTGCTCGGTTGGGGCATCTTCAATCTGGTTGAAGGCGTGGTGGACCATGAGATCTTCAAGCTGCATCGGGTGAATGAGACGGTCCCCGACGAACAGCGCATCTTCTGGGACATCGGCTTCCTGCTATGGGGTGCGGCCATGTTGGTCATCGGCGCCGCCATGTCACGCGCGGGCACGCACGGGAGGGTACATGCGGAAAGCAGTCTACAGGCTCGCTAG
- a CDS encoding NUDIX hydrolase → MGKKQFAALPFTLKNSELRVLLITTRRKGRWSVPKGSPMRKTEPHRTAALEAYEEAGLLGVTAKRALGSFKHRKRKGDRKRTMDVAVFPMRVHGQERWWPEKGEREAIWVSPKKASRLVHKAQLRRLIARFAAQTEKTGSSPLLDVVSRGTRAPSSNSR, encoded by the coding sequence ATGGGCAAGAAACAATTCGCCGCGTTGCCGTTCACGCTGAAGAATTCCGAATTGCGCGTGTTGCTGATCACGACCAGGCGCAAGGGCAGGTGGAGTGTCCCGAAGGGATCGCCGATGCGCAAGACGGAGCCGCACCGTACGGCTGCGCTCGAGGCGTACGAGGAGGCCGGTCTCCTCGGCGTCACCGCAAAGCGCGCGCTGGGCTCCTTCAAGCATCGTAAACGGAAGGGCGATCGCAAGCGGACCATGGACGTTGCCGTCTTTCCCATGAGGGTCCACGGGCAGGAGCGCTGGTGGCCGGAAAAGGGTGAGCGCGAAGCAATCTGGGTCTCGCCGAAGAAGGCGAGCCGTCTAGTCCACAAGGCGCAGCTTCGGCGTCTGATCGCCCGCTTCGCGGCGCAGACGGAGAAGACCGGCTCCTCGCCGCTGCTTGATGTTGTGAGTCGAGGAACCCGGGCGCCCTCGAGTAATTCAAGGTAG